The proteins below are encoded in one region of Brachyspira hampsonii:
- the recA gene encoding recombinase RecA, translated as MATKKKETAEAKKDGKNEAIEAITDQINKKYGPGSFMRLGSNKTVNVDVISTGALTLDHALGVGGVPRGRIIEIYGHEASGKTTLTLHIIAEAQKAGGYAAFIDAEHALDPVYASALGVDIDNLYISQPNSGEEALEILEKVVSSTAFDIVVVDSVAALVSKAELAGDIGDAHIALQARLMSHALRKLTAIISNTNTAVIFINQLRQNIATTGYGAGPTETTTGGKALKFYSSVRLDIRRTEWIKKGDETIGHKVKIKVVKNKLSSPFKVVNLEIIFGKGISSEGLLIDLAMEAKIITRSGAWFYYNGEQIAQGKEKVRELLASDPKMRMELEIQIRETLNMGGVDKVKEKLAEYLEEQKNGGSKDALKENSDDEESSESSSSKKKSKKQDEDDSNLLMSAEEAYSDDETYSDNDFEDTIVTPVKN; from the coding sequence ATGGCTACTAAAAAGAAAGAAACTGCTGAAGCAAAAAAAGACGGTAAAAATGAAGCTATTGAAGCTATTACAGATCAGATAAATAAAAAATACGGTCCGGGTTCTTTTATGAGACTTGGAAGCAATAAAACTGTTAATGTTGATGTTATATCTACTGGGGCATTAACTCTTGATCATGCTTTGGGAGTAGGGGGAGTTCCTCGCGGTAGAATCATAGAGATTTATGGTCATGAGGCATCAGGTAAAACTACACTCACTTTACACATCATAGCAGAGGCTCAGAAGGCTGGGGGATATGCTGCTTTTATAGATGCAGAACATGCTCTTGATCCTGTATACGCTAGTGCTTTAGGCGTAGATATTGATAATTTATATATTTCTCAGCCTAACAGCGGTGAAGAGGCTTTAGAGATATTAGAAAAGGTCGTTTCTTCTACTGCTTTTGATATAGTTGTTGTGGACTCTGTTGCAGCACTTGTTTCTAAGGCAGAGCTTGCAGGTGATATAGGAGATGCTCATATTGCTTTGCAGGCTAGACTTATGAGTCATGCTTTAAGAAAATTAACAGCTATAATAAGCAATACAAATACTGCGGTAATATTTATTAACCAATTAAGACAAAATATTGCTACTACGGGTTACGGGGCAGGACCTACTGAAACTACTACAGGAGGTAAGGCTTTGAAATTCTATTCTTCTGTAAGACTTGATATAAGAAGAACAGAATGGATTAAAAAAGGCGATGAAACTATAGGTCATAAAGTAAAAATAAAAGTTGTAAAAAATAAATTATCATCTCCATTTAAAGTTGTTAATTTAGAGATAATATTTGGTAAAGGCATATCATCTGAAGGACTTTTAATAGATTTGGCTATGGAAGCAAAAATCATAACTAGAAGCGGTGCTTGGTTCTATTATAATGGAGAACAAATTGCTCAGGGTAAAGAGAAGGTAAGAGAACTTTTGGCATCAGACCCTAAAATGCGTATGGAGCTTGAGATACAAATTAGAGAAACATTGAATATGGGCGGGGTTGATAAGGTAAAAGAAAAACTTGCTGAGTATTTAGAAGAGCAGAAAAACGGCGGAAGTAAAGATGCATTAAAAGAAAACAGCGATGATGAGGAAAGCTCTGAAAGTTCTTCTTCAAAAAAGAAATCTAAAAAACAAGATGAAGATGATTCCAATCTTTTAATGAGTGCAGAAGAAGCTTATTCCGATGATGAAACTTATAGCGATAATGATTTTGAAGATACTATTGTAACACCTGTAAAAAATTGA
- the msrB gene encoding peptide-methionine (R)-S-oxide reductase MsrB, translating to MLRYILILISILIISVSCDETADSKEAYSVCNETKALSAKEYDVLINKGTEMPFSGELLNVKEDGIYTCKICDTPLFHSESKFNSGTGWPSFDDAISENIKLVPDGDRMEVVCAKCGGHMGHVFYGEGFTEKETRYCINSVSLNFVNKFTNENSENK from the coding sequence ATGTTAAGATATATATTAATACTAATTTCAATATTGATAATCTCTGTTTCATGCGATGAAACAGCAGATAGTAAAGAAGCATATAGTGTCTGCAATGAAACTAAAGCTCTTTCAGCTAAAGAATATGATGTGTTGATAAATAAAGGTACTGAAATGCCTTTTAGCGGTGAGCTTTTAAATGTAAAAGAAGATGGAATATATACATGTAAAATATGTGATACTCCATTATTCCATTCAGAATCAAAATTTAATTCTGGAACGGGTTGGCCTAGTTTTGATGATGCCATATCAGAAAATATAAAATTGGTACCTGATGGGGATAGAATGGAGGTTGTATGTGCTAAATGCGGCGGACATATGGGACATGTATTTTATGGGGAAGGTTTTACAGAAAAAGAAACTAGATACTGTATTAATTCTGTTTCTTTAAATTTCGTCAATAAATTTACAAATGAAAATTCTGAAAATAAATAG
- the msrA gene encoding peptide-methionine (S)-S-oxide reductase MsrA: protein MIKKTIITILSLLSIISCSQKLNSQNINDKGNNMSNSTAMPENVKYAYFSSGCFWGTEYWFEKSKGVLSVVSGYAGGHKVNPTYREVCTGLTGHLETVRVAYDPEKTTYEELVKLFFETHDFTQKNGQGPDIGSQYLSAIFYQNDEEKETAEKYVAMLREKNYDVATTIRPFKNFYEAEDYHQDYYAKKGSMPYCHFYTKIF from the coding sequence ATGATAAAAAAAACAATAATAACAATCTTATCTTTATTATCAATTATTTCATGCTCTCAAAAACTTAACAGTCAAAATATTAATGATAAAGGTAATAATATGAGTAATAGTACAGCTATGCCTGAAAATGTAAAGTATGCATATTTTTCTTCAGGATGTTTCTGGGGAACAGAATATTGGTTTGAAAAATCAAAAGGTGTTCTTTCTGTTGTAAGCGGATATGCTGGAGGTCATAAAGTGAATCCAACCTATAGAGAAGTATGCACAGGACTTACAGGTCATTTAGAAACAGTGAGAGTGGCTTATGATCCTGAAAAAACTACTTATGAAGAATTAGTAAAACTTTTCTTTGAAACTCATGATTTCACTCAAAAGAATGGACAAGGACCTGATATAGGATCTCAATATTTATCTGCTATTTTCTATCAAAATGATGAAGAAAAAGAAACTGCAGAAAAATATGTTGCTATGTTAAGAGAAAAAAATTATGATGTTGCTACAACTATAAGACCATTTAAAAACTTTTATGAGGCAGAAGATTATCATCAGGACTACTATGCTAAAAAAGGATCTATGCCTTATTGTCATTTCTATACAAAAATATTTTAA
- the rsfS gene encoding ribosome silencing factor: MKLHNDKNKELNDNANELLETKLKKRKKKFIDKDKAKELTLKAAKALYDKKLEDIVILDLEDVTTISDFFILATASSSPQMKAGSDAVYKDLKEDGVLPYAENDNDPEGVWYLSDYGFLVIHIFTEEGREYYNLDKLWHEAKKIDMPEL; this comes from the coding sequence ATGAAATTACACAATGATAAAAATAAAGAATTAAATGATAATGCAAATGAACTTTTAGAAACTAAACTTAAAAAAAGAAAGAAAAAATTTATAGACAAAGATAAGGCTAAAGAATTAACATTAAAAGCAGCTAAGGCTTTATATGATAAGAAACTTGAAGATATTGTTATATTAGATTTGGAAGATGTAACAACTATTTCAGACTTTTTTATATTAGCTACAGCTTCTTCTTCGCCTCAGATGAAAGCAGGATCCGATGCTGTTTATAAGGATTTAAAAGAAGATGGGGTTCTTCCTTATGCTGAAAACGATAATGATCCTGAAGGGGTTTGGTATTTAAGTGATTATGGTTTTTTAGTTATTCATATATTCACTGAGGAAGGAAGAGAATATTATAATCTTGATAAATTATGGCATGAAGCTAAAAAAATAGATATGCCTGAATTATAA
- a CDS encoding gamma-glutamyl-gamma-aminobutyrate hydrolase family protein translates to MSVIGLSGNILYENSSIPKAFINRSYIDSVIRSKGAPFIMPITEDKDIIKKMVENVDGIIMTGGVDIHPFRFNEEPIEKIGTILAERDEFDFTLMKYAVEMNKPILGICRGIQVINVYFGGTLIQDIPSQRNTNILHSQTAEYHTATHKIQIVKDSIIYDILDETSEVNSFHHQAVDKLAKDFKVTATAKDGIIEAIEYKKKDSFILGLQWHPELMSSRIVKMQNIFDMFIEICRSRK, encoded by the coding sequence ATGTCTGTTATAGGTTTATCTGGAAATATCTTATACGAAAATAGTTCTATACCAAAAGCATTTATTAACCGTTCATATATTGATTCTGTTATAAGATCCAAAGGAGCTCCATTTATAATGCCAATCACAGAAGACAAAGATATTATAAAAAAAATGGTAGAAAATGTTGACGGAATAATAATGACAGGAGGAGTTGATATTCACCCATTCAGATTTAATGAAGAGCCTATAGAAAAAATAGGTACTATATTAGCTGAAAGAGATGAATTTGACTTTACATTAATGAAATATGCTGTTGAAATGAATAAACCAATACTAGGAATATGCCGAGGAATACAGGTTATCAATGTTTATTTCGGAGGCACATTGATACAGGATATACCAAGTCAAAGAAATACTAATATACTTCATAGTCAAACAGCAGAATATCATACAGCAACACATAAAATTCAAATAGTAAAAGACAGCATCATTTATGATATATTAGATGAAACATCTGAAGTAAATAGTTTTCACCATCAGGCAGTTGATAAATTAGCTAAAGATTTTAAAGTAACAGCTACTGCAAAAGATGGAATAATAGAAGCTATAGAATATAAGAAAAAAGATTCTTTTATTTTGGGACTGCAATGGCACCCTGAATTAATGAGTTCAAGAATAGTAAAGATGCAGAATATATTTGACATGTTCATAGAAATTTGCAGATCAAGGAAATAA
- a CDS encoding Rpn family recombination-promoting nuclease/putative transposase: MNDYFMRYMFAKEGHEHILKNLINSVRIDSNQEPFEYIEILNTFNLKENVFDKESIADVKAKTKAGETIIIEIQRIGNHSFIYRSLYYWAKNYFTNLKSKDIYSDLTPVISINILDFNLIKDIDKPHSCYFIKELETNHILTNHLEIHFLELKKFVNNNNLYEGLSDWFEFLNSKDKLEDTMEILVKKNPIMKEVYDEYNKFVNSNDLYNGYSNYERDYFNILMLNEERIKGIEQGIEQEKYSLARNMKNKNMDLNLISELTGLSIEKIEKL, translated from the coding sequence ATGAATGATTATTTTATGCGTTATATGTTTGCAAAAGAGGGACATGAGCATATATTAAAAAATCTCATTAATTCTGTGAGAATAGACTCTAATCAAGAGCCTTTTGAATATATAGAAATTTTGAATACTTTTAATTTAAAAGAAAATGTATTTGATAAAGAATCAATAGCAGATGTTAAGGCTAAAACTAAAGCAGGCGAAACTATAATTATAGAAATACAAAGAATAGGTAATCATTCATTCATATATAGAAGTTTGTACTATTGGGCTAAGAATTATTTTACAAATTTAAAATCTAAGGATATATATTCTGATTTGACACCTGTAATAAGTATTAATATTTTGGATTTTAATTTGATAAAAGATATAGATAAGCCTCATAGCTGTTATTTTATTAAAGAGTTAGAAACCAATCATATATTAACTAATCATTTGGAGATTCACTTTTTGGAATTGAAAAAATTTGTTAATAATAATAATTTATATGAAGGTTTATCAGATTGGTTTGAGTTTTTAAATTCAAAAGATAAATTGGAGGATACTATGGAAATATTAGTAAAGAAAAACCCTATAATGAAAGAAGTATATGATGAATATAATAAATTTGTTAATAGCAATGATTTATATAATGGCTACAGTAATTATGAAAGAGATTATTTTAATATTCTAATGCTTAATGAAGAGCGTATAAAGGGTATAGAACAGGGTATAGAACAAGAAAAATATTCTTTAGCTAGAAACATGAAAAATAAAAATATGGATTTAAATCTTATAAGTGAATTAACAGGACTTAGTATAGAAAAAATAGAAAAATTGTGA
- a CDS encoding toxin A, giving the protein MKLIKFLFIFTIIYALIIIKPLTAQTNLQDGLYIGADLNGRFSPYLDGGGKIMLFYRFISDVFPGYIWEGIKTDVGISDHISAEMNRLTLYVNSSISEYFNIDVKVSMLNYYLSYAKRGFVNFNSPSDDFGTNSIANAPKTSNLSFEAEATPTFRVSFLKSLFEGRGLTLQAGVTFKYAYNKYGKYYLDYDLLLIRDQNDISYKLDSMLLFDLMPLTVGINYMLAYMNNTKQLWHSIGAYANLQYEFINRIYTEVNLRIGQYLGHPEFPATLYFDMNAMITYRII; this is encoded by the coding sequence ATGAAGCTAATAAAATTTTTATTTATTTTTACAATTATATATGCATTAATAATAATTAAGCCTTTAACCGCTCAAACTAATCTTCAAGACGGGCTTTATATAGGGGCAGATTTAAATGGAAGGTTTAGTCCATATTTAGACGGCGGCGGAAAAATTATGCTGTTTTATAGATTCATTTCTGATGTTTTTCCCGGATATATTTGGGAAGGAATAAAAACTGATGTTGGAATTAGTGATCATATTAGTGCTGAAATGAACAGACTGACACTATATGTGAATAGTTCTATATCTGAATATTTTAATATAGATGTGAAAGTATCTATGCTCAACTATTACCTTTCTTATGCCAAAAGAGGTTTTGTAAATTTTAATAGTCCAAGCGATGATTTCGGAACTAATTCAATAGCAAATGCCCCGAAAACTTCTAATTTATCATTTGAGGCGGAGGCTACGCCTACATTTAGGGTAAGTTTTTTGAAATCATTATTTGAGGGAAGAGGATTAACTCTTCAGGCAGGAGTTACTTTTAAATATGCCTATAATAAATATGGAAAATATTATTTGGACTATGATTTATTATTAATCAGAGATCAAAATGATATATCATATAAACTAGATTCTATGCTTCTTTTTGATTTGATGCCTCTTACTGTTGGAATCAATTATATGCTCGCTTATATGAATAATACAAAGCAATTATGGCATTCAATAGGTGCTTATGCTAATCTTCAGTATGAATTTATAAATAGAATATATACAGAAGTAAATTTGAGAATAGGACAGTATTTGGGACATCCGGAATTTCCTGCAACTCTATATTTTGATATGAATGCCATGATTACATATAGAATAATATGA
- the lysS gene encoding lysine--tRNA ligase, with protein sequence MSENQNNSENTQNEKNTSVEKENRKEKLNTLRNMGINPFPNSYDVTYKSKEIAEKFDELEKNQTEVAIAGRIMLYRVMGKSSFLTIKDSEGSIQAYIQRDKVGDEFYNTVFKKLIDIGDIVGVKGTVFRTKTGEITIYANELKLLTKSLNPLPEKFHGLTDTELRYRQRYVDLIMNDNVKEAFIKRSKMISAVREVMLENGFLEVETPMMHPLIGGAKAKPFITHHNTLDMTLYLRIAPELYLKRLVVGGFDRVFELNRNFRNEGISTRHNPEFTMMEAYMAYANFYKVMELVEDVFSKVCYKLNGKYTSEYKDYEINFKPPFARIPMVDLVKEHSGLDFNAIQSDDEALEKAKSVGVEIDTSKTKPTKWEVMVAVFEEKVEEKLIQPTFVINYPKAVSPLSKSYPDNPDITERYELFIGGMELSNGFSELNDPIDQKERFEEQLKAKARGEDETMDMDLDYINALEYGLPPTGGLGIGIDRMAILFLNAASIRDTILFPQMRKSD encoded by the coding sequence ATGTCAGAAAATCAAAATAATTCTGAAAATACACAAAATGAAAAAAATACTAGTGTAGAAAAAGAAAACAGAAAAGAGAAATTAAATACTTTAAGAAATATGGGAATCAACCCATTTCCAAACAGCTATGATGTAACTTACAAATCAAAGGAAATAGCAGAAAAATTTGATGAATTAGAAAAGAATCAGACAGAAGTTGCTATAGCAGGCAGAATTATGCTATATAGAGTTATGGGCAAATCTTCATTTTTAACTATAAAAGATTCTGAAGGCAGTATTCAGGCTTATATACAAAGAGATAAGGTAGGCGATGAATTTTATAATACAGTATTTAAAAAATTAATAGATATAGGTGATATTGTAGGTGTAAAAGGAACGGTATTTAGAACAAAAACAGGAGAAATTACAATATATGCAAATGAATTAAAATTATTAACAAAATCTTTAAATCCTTTGCCTGAGAAATTCCATGGACTTACAGATACAGAACTCCGCTACAGACAAAGATATGTTGACTTGATAATGAATGATAATGTTAAAGAAGCATTTATTAAAAGATCTAAAATGATTTCAGCTGTAAGAGAAGTAATGTTGGAAAATGGTTTTTTAGAAGTAGAAACACCCATGATGCATCCTTTAATCGGAGGGGCTAAGGCTAAACCTTTTATTACGCATCATAATACTTTGGATATGACTTTATATTTGAGAATAGCACCTGAACTTTATTTGAAAAGATTGGTTGTAGGAGGTTTTGACAGAGTGTTTGAACTTAATAGAAATTTCCGTAATGAGGGAATATCTACAAGGCATAATCCAGAGTTTACTATGATGGAAGCGTACATGGCTTATGCTAACTTCTATAAGGTTATGGAATTAGTAGAGGATGTTTTTTCTAAAGTATGCTATAAATTAAACGGAAAATACACTTCAGAGTATAAAGATTATGAGATTAATTTTAAGCCTCCATTTGCAAGAATCCCTATGGTAGATTTGGTTAAAGAACATTCCGGACTTGATTTTAATGCTATACAGTCAGATGATGAGGCATTAGAAAAAGCTAAATCAGTTGGAGTAGAAATAGATACTTCAAAAACTAAACCTACTAAATGGGAAGTAATGGTTGCAGTGTTTGAAGAAAAAGTTGAAGAAAAATTAATACAGCCTACATTCGTTATTAATTATCCTAAAGCAGTTTCTCCTCTTTCAAAATCATATCCTGATAATCCTGATATTACAGAAAGATATGAACTATTTATAGGAGGAATGGAGCTGTCTAATGGTTTCAGCGAACTTAATGACCCAATAGACCAAAAAGAAAGATTTGAAGAACAGTTAAAAGCAAAAGCACGCGGCGAAGACGAAACTATGGATATGGATTTGGATTATATCAATGCTTTGGAATACGGACTTCCTCCTACAGGCGGACTTGGAATAGGTATTGACAGAATGGCTATATTATTCTTGAATGCTGCTAGTATTAGAGATACAATTCTTTTCCCTCAAATGAGAAAATCAGATTAA
- a CDS encoding metallophosphoesterase: MNFFKKISKRNKIIFLIVILFIFILHLYMYKTAHSMRVRYITLEFEDLPKSFDNIKLALASDMHAGLYIPESHVRKMSDLIMNEKPDMILFGGDYIYSAPHKFSHYDKKNTEKFYNGIKGLEAKYGKYAVLGNHDNWESTEDVSNALYSNGFKVIDNNILFITNEMGDYISIGGVGDFLTDDVRFDIAVSNVKAEDFHILLSHEPNIPLKRAKDGGYSEFIDFFFSGHTHGLQISFLPMWVWEGLNKNREYPIFPAVYGLMNYGNMKVYVSSGIGAVLMPFRLFAYPEVVIITLKSK, from the coding sequence ATGAATTTTTTTAAGAAAATATCTAAAAGAAACAAAATAATATTTTTAATAGTTATATTATTTATTTTTATATTGCATTTATATATGTACAAAACAGCACATTCTATGAGGGTAAGATATATTACTTTGGAATTTGAGGATTTGCCTAAAAGTTTTGATAATATAAAATTGGCTTTGGCTTCAGATATGCATGCTGGTCTCTATATACCGGAAAGTCATGTAAGGAAGATGTCGGATTTAATAATGAATGAAAAACCTGATATGATATTATTTGGAGGAGATTATATTTATAGTGCTCCTCATAAGTTCAGCCATTATGATAAAAAAAATACAGAGAAATTTTATAACGGCATAAAAGGTTTAGAAGCTAAATATGGAAAATATGCTGTTTTAGGCAATCATGATAATTGGGAAAGTACAGAAGATGTTTCTAATGCTTTATATTCTAATGGGTTCAAAGTGATTGATAATAATATTTTATTTATAACAAATGAAATGGGAGATTATATATCTATAGGCGGAGTAGGTGATTTCTTAACAGATGATGTTAGATTTGATATTGCCGTTAGTAATGTCAAAGCGGAGGATTTTCATATACTTTTATCTCATGAACCTAATATACCTTTGAAAAGAGCAAAAGACGGAGGATATAGTGAGTTTATAGATTTCTTTTTCTCAGGACATACTCATGGACTTCAAATAAGTTTTCTTCCTATGTGGGTATGGGAAGGATTAAATAAAAATAGAGAATATCCTATTTTTCCAGCTGTTTACGGACTTATGAATTATGGTAATATGAAAGTTTATGTTAGTTCTGGAATAGGTGCTGTGCTTATGCCTTTTAGGTTATTTGCATATCCTGAAGTAGTGATAATAACTTTAAAAAGTAAGTGA
- a CDS encoding LCP family protein translates to MKNKNEKNISIKTINQANQKSIMLIIFAIIFSLLFIAGIFYYFFISKLDIAKKNDSPLYFSVLFIDDNNDIYGAYVGIISSLNNRIGLIGLPKNIALWENNNSSAEVIEQLYKNGGENAVFRAIENSVDKKITYRIAIDNNQISDIIDLMGGVKMYVEEPINYKDEEKGYELSFDIGEWLFTGKKVISYLHYLNMKGYEDIETLYRLEDVIVNSMISLIQSPQLRNIIHSKDMRKAIFGSMKSNLRPPDMKAIMNILANSNERTLVIENIDARVDDNGILTPIFEGSAFIKQMDDLTLYVELKTQKSELNNEDVSLTVLNATTVVGLADRINIRMRYRGFSAGEYGNFGTNLNESVVLIRDGQIEKAFMVANEGRVTRVYAKTDRRVLNNAVLILGNDYYEITQ, encoded by the coding sequence ATGAAGAATAAAAATGAAAAAAATATAAGTATAAAAACGATAAATCAGGCTAATCAAAAATCTATTATGCTTATTATCTTTGCTATTATATTTTCTTTATTATTTATTGCTGGGATATTTTATTATTTTTTTATAAGTAAGTTGGATATAGCTAAAAAAAATGATTCTCCTTTATACTTTTCGGTTTTATTTATAGATGATAATAATGATATTTATGGTGCTTATGTAGGTATAATATCTAGTTTAAATAATAGGATAGGTTTAATAGGGTTGCCTAAAAATATAGCATTATGGGAGAATAATAATTCTTCAGCTGAAGTTATTGAACAGTTATATAAAAACGGAGGAGAAAATGCTGTTTTCAGAGCAATAGAAAATTCAGTGGATAAGAAGATAACTTATAGAATAGCTATTGATAATAATCAAATATCTGATATTATAGACTTAATGGGCGGAGTAAAAATGTATGTTGAAGAGCCTATTAATTATAAAGATGAGGAGAAAGGATACGAGCTGTCATTCGATATAGGCGAATGGCTTTTTACAGGAAAAAAAGTAATATCATATCTTCATTACTTGAATATGAAAGGTTATGAAGATATAGAAACTTTATATAGATTGGAAGATGTTATAGTTAATTCTATGATATCATTGATACAAAGTCCTCAGCTTAGAAATATTATACATTCTAAAGATATGAGGAAGGCTATATTTGGAAGTATGAAAAGTAATTTGAGACCTCCTGATATGAAAGCTATTATGAATATACTTGCAAACAGTAATGAAAGAACATTGGTTATAGAAAATATTGATGCGAGAGTTGATGATAATGGTATTTTGACTCCTATATTTGAGGGAAGTGCTTTTATTAAGCAGATGGATGATTTAACATTGTATGTTGAGCTTAAGACACAGAAAAGCGAATTGAATAATGAGGATGTAAGTTTAACAGTTTTAAATGCTACAACAGTTGTTGGGCTTGCTGACAGAATAAATATTAGAATGCGTTACAGAGGTTTTTCTGCCGGAGAATACGGTAATTTTGGCACTAATCTCAATGAAAGTGTTGTGCTTATAAGAGACGGACAAATTGAGAAAGCATTTATGGTTGCTAATGAAGGCAGGGTAACAAGAGTATATGCTAAAACAGACAGAAGAGTTTTAAATAATGCAGTATTAATTTTGGGGAATGATTACTATGAAATTACACAATGA